In Triticum urartu cultivar G1812 unplaced genomic scaffold, Tu2.1 TuUngrouped_contig_5077, whole genome shotgun sequence, the DNA window TAAATGGTTGTACAGAAATGTCATATTGCTTAATCAAAAGATATAGTTTCTCTGGTTAGAATAATGCACGACAGAAAGCATGATTGTGCAGGTAGGTTGCAACTGTCATAGCAGAAAATCATACGAGTCAACGCCCTGAGAGTCTGGGACACTTGTCATCTAAATGGCAGAATCCTAAGGTAGTGCACTTTAGGTGGATTTTGTCATCGGCTGGGTTTCTTCCATTTGCCACTGTCCTTTGGGCTGAGACTGGAGGAGATGCCGGCGGTACGAAGAACCTGCTTAGATGTTAATAGGATAGTTTGCTATATATCCTACCTTCAAATAGTTGTTAGGGCTTGCTCTTTTGGCTTTCCCTTTTATGCTGCATGTTTTAACAGGCATGTGGCTGTGTTACAAATAGTTTCTAGTCCTCCGTCCCATAAAATAACGTCTAGAATTAGAATGCGTATTACTAGATTTTTACACAATTTCCTGAAATAAagaacttttttttaaataatccTTATTTAGATACGGTATTATTTTACTTGCCGGTTTTCCCAGAATATGGTACCAACAACTTGATGCAGTGAGCAAAAATGGGTAGGCGGTGATGAAGTGGGGATGGAGCAATTCCTCGAGCTACGGTTTCAACATAACTCATTGGTGTGGATATAAAAtacatactccctctgttccaaaataaatGACCCAACTTTGTGGATATAAAAACACGAATTATTCCACTTGGATCATGTACTTTATTCAAGCCAGTCGGAACATTCCGCTCTAATCATGAAGCAACAAGCAACAAGCAACAACCACAATGACAGTCAACATTCAGTTCCAACCTACAGTTCACACCGTACCACTAAGCTGCACCATGGCTATGGCTAGCAGATCAACCACCCGTCCCCTATAAATAGCCATCTCCCACCCGCCCCTTCGGGTCTCATCACACGCATCCGATCCCTCTTCCAACTACTGCTTCGGCTGCTGCTGCCGCCCGAGCGGAAACCAAACCTCCGGCGGCGAATTTCCGGCGCGCGTGCGCTGGCTGAGTTCTGCCTCCGCATTAGCTGCGGTTTCTTGGAGGCAGGGTGCGTGCTTCCATCCGCTGGCTGACTTCCTGGGGACGAGCTAGAACCGGCGGCCGGACATGCCTAGCCGGGTGGGCGATGACGACGCCGGAGTGGGGGAGATCGTGGAGGCCAGCGGGGGCGAGCACGAGAGAGCCGTGCCTCCGGGGAGTCGTTCCGCGGCGCAGAAGACCGCGCGGTTCACCGAGCCCGTGCCTGCGCCGCGCGGGGGCGGCCCGAGCCGCCTCGACAGGTCCATGTCGTCCGCCCCCGCGCAGGCGCTCGAGGGTCTCAAGTTCATCAGCGAGACAGACGCCTCCAAAGGATGGACCAGCGCCGCCGGGTTCTTCGACACTAACTCCCAGAATGATCTCCTCTCCCGCTCCATGTTCGGCGAGTGCATCGGTACGTCAAACGCCTCGCCTCGCTCCGCCTTATCTCAATCGAAAACACAGTTCGCTCGTGCCTGATTAGTTGTGTATATCACTGTGATCAAACAATTTTGCAGGTATGAAAGAGGTCGCGTTCGCCGGCGAGCTGTTCGACACGCTGGCAAGGCGGCGGGGCATCTCCGGGGGCAGCATCGACAAGGCGCAGCTGCGTGAGTTCTGGGACCAAATTTCAGACCCCAGCATCAAGAGCCGCCTGCAGCTCTTCTTCGACATGTACGCTAATTATAAACTCCGGCCCACCGCATTGGGTTTTTTTTACAATCGCCCACCGCATTAGTTTTTTTTAGGAAAACCCACCGCATTAGTTAAGAGTAAACCTGATCATTCACCGCGGCCGCGTGATTTCTGGGACCAAATTTCAGACCCCAGCATCAAGAGCCGCCTGCAGCTCTTCTTCGACATGTACGCTAATTATAAACTCCGGCCCACCGCATTGGGTTTTTTTTACAATCGCCCACCGCATTAGTTTTTTTTAGGAAAACCCACCGCATTAGTTAAGAGTAAACCTGATCATTCACCGGGCTGGGCCTGGTTTAGGCCAGGCTTGTCAAAGCCCAAAGAAAAAAATCCCCAGCCCGGGCCTGGCCCGGCCTGAAACACATGAACCGTTATATTTTCCAATTAAATAAACAATATCCGGGGTATTAACATAATAGAATATGCCTATATTTTAAATAAAATATACATCTATGATCATTTCGGGCTTTTGGGCTGGGCTTCGGGGAAGAAAACGGAGCCGGAGCCCGGCCCGGATGCACATGTCTCCGGGCTGGGTTGTCCATGCACAAGTCTAGTTAAGAGAACTCTTAGTTCATCCTTCTCACTTTACTTTCAAGTTTAGGCTGCTGGTACATGTATATGATGCTATATGATACTACTTTCGAAATATGTTTTACAATGTTTAAACATACGTACCTTTTTTTTGTAACacataaacattttttaaatgtcaCAAACTTACGTAGAACTAGAACGAGAAGGACTAACAACATGAAAAATGTTACCCCTTCTGGACATGCTGTGTTGTCGTAGCATGGTGGTAATCTTAGTTAACGTTGACCACGAGGTCACATGCATGGTCGAGCCACAGTGTTCTCTTTTTTGGGttacatttttttaaaatttattttttcGGTCCGTGTTTATATAATAAAGGAATTAGTTATGCTATCGTAACAACAATGATCATCGGTTTGGTGTGGTTGTCCACCCGACCCTACTAGGGGCAGCTCGCGGCTTTGAAACCCCGCCATTcatgttttttatttttattttaggGGCTTAATACATAAATAAAAGGATAAGGGCTTTTCTGCAAATCTATCATGCGACAGCAGCAGATGGCAGGCCTAGACCATGCTGGCATGCCATGTAGGCCACGAATACGCCCGCGTATGCGAAATGTGATTGTATATGGATGTCCGTGCAAGTTTGATGACCAGAAACATATATTTTGCAAGTTTGTGCACCATACTGATCATCGCGTGAAAGTTTTATGACTACCGGTCTATTTACCTCTTTCGGGTGCATAGTGTATATGTTATAAATTTATATAATTTTAATTATTGTCGGCATGACATCAAGTAGTGAACATTATtcattactccctccgttccataatgaAGTTCACATAATTTTTCTAAAAGTCAAACCTCATCAAGTTTGACCAAGCTTATGGAGAACAATATTTACATGTGGAACGCCAAACATATATCTTTAGATTCGTCATAACATGTAATTTCATATTTTACTTTTaagttttatttttatttttttgaaacgTAGGCATAAGCTTTGCCTCATCTATTAATTAAGGAGAAGAGTTTGTGTTACGAAAACACCTTTACAACCCAAATTGTTACTCTCTCAAATGAAACTCCATAACTTCTTTGCTCCCTCTTTGGCCCAAAGCTTGGCCTCATCTTTAATTAGGCGTAAAAGGATAGGTGGCGAAGCGCTTTTTTGTCAAAATGTGCAGGCATTACGCTCGTTCCAAATCGTCCAACACACAAGCATGGTGAGGAAAGCCATAGCTTTCGTGTTAGGTATGTTATCGCCTGAAGAGTTGATCCACCAATCCTTGACGGAATCTTATAGGTGCTACAAAGAGGTGTCAATGTGTCCAAGTTGCAGCCAAGCCTTGACAATGTTCCAGAGGCGAAGGGTGAAAGGGTATTTATAGAAAAAGATGTGGCCTGGATTCTTATTCCGGCCTACATAGAGGACATAGACCGCAATTTGGCCATCCCCGCTTGGCCAAGCGGTCGGCGGTCCAAATCCTATCTTGGATTGCCAACCATGCAAATAATTTTGTCTTTGGGGGGAGCCTTCCAAACCGCCATGCTCCATAGGTGAGAAAGTGAAAATGAGTCCCAATAATTGGGCATTGTAAGCAGACGTCGCCGAGTAATGGCCACTAGTCGTGTGCTTCCAAGAGATATCATCATCCACGAGCTCATACAACTGAAAGTCCTGTATTAGGGACCAAAGCGCCACAAACTCATGTAAGTGGTTCCATGAGAAAGCGTtgttgagcttgatttgaaataCAAACATTGTCTTTGAGAGCTTCCCGAACTTTCTGTGGTTTCCTTGTTGACGCCTCAAAAATATGTGAGCTATATCCTTTGGCTTCGTCCCAAAAGCCCAAGGGGAGTCTCAAAAGAGGGTCTTGGCGCCGTTCCCAACTATCATGATGGTGTATGCATAGAAGAAGTCAAGGTCTGTCTCATCACAAGGATTGCCCATGCCCACCCAAAGTTTGCTTGGCTCTTTCCATTTGTACCAACGCCATCGCAATCTAAGTTCCTACGCGAATTTGTTGGTGTTGAGGACTCCAAGACTCCCATAGGCCAAGGGGCAGCATACGTTGTTCCAGATTACTTTGCAGTTTGCACCGGTTGTCTTGTTTGACCCATACCAAAGAAAGGCCCTCTCAAGCTTGTTAGTGTTGCGAAGCATGCTTGGCATAACGATTAGAGGTGTAATAGAAAAACACCACTTGGGAGGTAAGCACTGACTTGACAAGACTCGTGCGGCCGATGATTGTGATGTTTTGGCCCTCCCAAGGGAGGAGCTTCATGGCCACCTTGTCCTTGAAAAACTGGAAGTCCACCTTTTTAAGTTTCCAAACCGAGAGCGGGAGACTGACATATCGCATAGGGAAGGATGTCTTCGTGGCTGGCAAGCTTTGGAGAATGCGGTTCAAATTAATGTGGTTGCACCGGATGGGAACTACCGAGCTCTTGTGGGCGTTGGTGCACAAGCCCATGACTTGGCCGAAGTATTTGAGGATGTCGAAAAGATTGTCAATGTCCTTTTTGATCGGCGCCATGAACACCGTCGCATCATCCGCATATAGAGAGGTCCGCACCAAGGCGTCGCGCCCACGAATCTTGTGAAGGAGCCCCTTGCTCATGGCCAATTGGAGGATCTTTTGTAGAGGGTCAATAGCAATGACAAAGAGTAACGGGGAGAGCGGATCCCCTTGACGAAACCTTATATATTCAGTGTTGCATATATAAATAGTTTTCTCTACACACTTGGTTAAcatttacaaagtttgacttttaGAAAGTCCATATTGCCTGTTATACGTCTAGTGGGGAATGTACCGGAGCGGGGCTCTTTAATTATATAGCAAAGGTAAACATTAGTCCTTGATTGATGCGTCAGGTAAATCATTTTATTAACAAAACCATTCTGTGTTGTGTAACTCATGTATTTTGTCGATCATGGTCAAAGGTGAAGTACGTAAGTGAATGTCTTTGACTAACCAACAGGGTGGACAAGAACGCTGACGGGAGGATCAGCGAGGCGGAGGTCAAACAGGTGAATTCCAACTACTCTTTCACTGGTTCATTCAGGCATCTCCATTCTCCAACAACAGGAATGGAGGGGGTGTGTGTTCTCTTATTTTCGACGATGAACGATTCTCGCTCAAAAAGACTGTCATCGCTCAAAAAGACTGTCATTGCACATTTGCACATCAATGAGGGCTATTCTGATCTGGTCTGCAGATCATCACGTTGAGCGCGTCGGCGAACCATCTAACAATAACCGCACAACAGTACAAGGAGTATGTCAAGCTCATCATGGAGGAGTTGGACCCCCACGGCCTTGGCTACATCGAGGTAATTAACTCTGATGCGTAGAATTGCTATATTAGGGTGCTAAATACTATCTTCCGGCCAATTTATAGTGTTCAATTCAAAAATCTCGCCAACTAAGATAGATGAtaagtggtggaatattttttttgtattttacAAAAGTACTCAATTAATGCGATTATTTTTCATAAAAAATGTTACCAATGTATTatttgcaatgcatgcatgcgtAAATATCTAAAAAAAAATTACATGCATTGATGAGTTTTTCTTTAATCCTCGCATACAGTAACTTAATGCACCTTCAAATTTGAACATGTGGTGAGGAGCAATAAAAATAAAACTTATGAAACGGAAAAATGAAAATTTTGAGATAAGTCGTATAAAATGGAAAGGAGGTAGTAGTGTAATTTGATTAAGTATCATCATAATCCTAGCAAATAGTACTCTTCAAATAGCATTGTGTTGTTCGGAAATTATTGTCTAGTGTAGTATATTATTCTCACCATTAATTCTTTAAATCAGTTACATTGTTGGTCACAGGGGCGAATGTTGGTCACAGGGGCGAATCTAGTGAGTAAAAAGTAGCCTGCACCCAGCACTGGCACCCACTAGATTCGCCCCTGTGACCAACAATGTAACTGATGCAAAGAATTAATTTGCAGCTGCACAGCTTGGAGATGCTATTACTGAAGCCGTTAAGCGAGACAATGACCAACGGCAGTAAATTGCCGGAGCCCAATTGGTACAAGCAGTTGTACTGCCGCGCCCGATACTTCCTGAAGGACAATTGGCGCCGCTGCTGGGTGATGCTCCTGTGGCTCTCTATCTGCGCGGGGCTATTCGCTTGGAAGTTCATGCAGTACCGCCACCACGCTGTGTTCAAGGTGATGGGCTACTGCGTGTGTGTGGCCAAGGGTGGCGCCGAGACACTCAAGTTCAACATGGCGCTCACTCTCCTTCCTGTGTGCCGCAACACCATCACGTGGCTTCGGAGCCGCACCACGCTCGGACGGTTCGTGCCATTTAACGACAACCTCAACTTCCACAAGGTGATCGCCGTGGGGATCTTCGTCGGCGCCGGGCTTCATATCATCTCTCACCTGGCGTGCGACTTCCCGAGGCTGGTGCACGCCACTAATGACGAGTATGAGCCCATGAAGCCATTCTTCGGCGACGTGAAGCCGCCCAACTATTGGTGGTTTGTGAAGGGCACAGAAGGGTGGAGCGGGCTAGTGATGTTGGTGCTTATGGCCATCACCTTCACACTCGCCACGGGGTGGTTCCGCAAAAGAGAAATCCGACGCCCCAAGCCAAAGAAGTCTGAGAGCATCGTTGAGTCCAAGAATCCAAATAGCCTTCCCGGGCTGCTCGGCCGCCTCACCCGGTCCATGAGTGCCTCGCACAACCGCCTCACTATGCTCATCAACGCCTCGTTCAATCGCTTCACTGGGTACAATGCCTTCTTGTACACCCATCATCTCTTCGCCATCGTCTACGCGCTGCTCATCGTCCACGGGCACTTCCTCTACCTCACCAAGAAGTGGCAAAAGAAGACGGTACGTTAACACATCAATCTTGTGGAATGGGGAGCTCTTGTAAAAATTTCAATACATGGAATCTCAATATATCTTTAGAAAAATAGTTAATTCTTCGAATTTGCGCGGGAATTGTCCAAGCCAAAAAATTTGCTTGCACTCAAAAGAATAAATCTCTGGGTTCGATCGGCCATAGCTGACTGACAATTGAGTATTGATTGGAACTATTTGTGGTGCGTGTAGACGTGGATGTACCTGACAGTGCCAATTGTTGTGTACGCGTGCGAACGACTGACGCGAACACTGCGATCGAGGGTGCGGTTGGTGGAGAAGATCAAGGTGGCCGTGCACCCGCACCCCGCAAGCCTGCTGTCCCTGCACATGTCCAAGCCTGAGGGGTTCAGGTTCAAGGGCGGACAATACATCTTCATCAAATGCCCAGACGTCTCAAAATTTGAGTGGTAAGATGCAACAAACTTACAAACATCTCCGGCTGGCCGCCTCACTTAGGGGCTGTTTGATTTTAGGACTAACAACATCAcactttttatatatttttattaAACTTATATAATGTAGTTTAATAAAACTGAAGTCACAAGTTCGCACCCTTTGTAAGCGTACATGGCATGGGATCTTACGGTGTGTTGGATTGCCACCAATGTCTACCCTGCCAACTTTTTGGTCATGGCCGAAgtattggtctttgtttggatgatTGCTAATGTTGGCCAATTCATTGGCAAGCGAAACCTCAATTAATTTTTTGGCTAGCCAACTTTTTGCCATGGCAAATCTTTGGCACAAATCAAAGATATTGTTAGTGTGGCACAAAGAAAAACATCTATCTATAGAGATACTAAGAGCATCTACAAGCAGAACCCTCAAACGTCCCATTGGACAGCCCGGTCATTGTTCGGGTAGGAGATAGGCTAAAAAAACACCCAACCGTAATTCTTACTTTGTCCGGGCGTGTCCGGACAATCCACAAATCCCCATATCCAAGTCATACATGGGAAAGATATGGGGATGTCCGGGTGTGTCCTGGAGGATGCCACGTAGGATTTGGCCCACTGTGGACCATCTTTTCTCTTTCTTtactttttctttcttttctctctcttcctctccacCAATTATATGGATTTGACTGAACA includes these proteins:
- the LOC125528737 gene encoding respiratory burst oxidase homolog protein B-like isoform X1; this translates as MPSRVGDDDAGVGEIVEASGGEHERAVPPGSRSAAQKTARFTEPVPAPRGGGPSRLDRSMSSAPAQALEGLKFISETDASKGWTSAAGFFDTNSQNDLLSRSMFGECIGMKEVAFAGELFDTLARRRGISGGSIDKAQLREFWDQISDPSIKSRLQLFFDMVDKNADGRISEAEVKQIITLSASANHLTITAQQYKEYVKLIMEELDPHGLGYIELHSLEMLLLKPLSETMTNGSKLPEPNWYKQLYCRARYFLKDNWRRCWVMLLWLSICAGLFAWKFMQYRHHAVFKVMGYCVCVAKGGAETLKFNMALTLLPVCRNTITWLRSRTTLGRFVPFNDNLNFHKVIAVGIFVGAGLHIISHLACDFPRLVHATNDEYEPMKPFFGDVKPPNYWWFVKGTEGWSGLVMLVLMAITFTLATGWFRKREIRRPKPKKSESIVESKNPNSLPGLLGRLTRSMSASHNRLTMLINASFNRFTGYNAFLYTHHLFAIVYALLIVHGHFLYLTKKWQKKTTWMYLTVPIVVYACERLTRTLRSRVRLVEKIKVAVHPHPASLLSLHMSKPEGFRFKGGQYIFIKCPDVSKFEWHPFSITSAPEDDCVSVHIKALGDWTEDLRDAFLKVCPNTERKNEIRQVEYDRDDAKSNPRFPKILIDGPYGAPAEDYKRYEVVLLVGLGIGATPMISIIKDIINNTKRLGDIEFGNPGDASAPTSFKTRRAYFYWTTREQGSFEWFRGIMDEVAETDKDGIIELHTHCTSVHKEGDARSAPLTILQSLYYAKHGIDIISGSRVKTTFGRADWREAYERIAQENQGKRVGVFYCGMPALTNELRYLAKDLSRKTSTRFEFHKENF
- the LOC125528737 gene encoding respiratory burst oxidase homolog protein B-like isoform X2, producing MVDKNADGRISEAEVKQIITLSASANHLTITAQQYKEYVKLIMEELDPHGLGYIELHSLEMLLLKPLSETMTNGSKLPEPNWYKQLYCRARYFLKDNWRRCWVMLLWLSICAGLFAWKFMQYRHHAVFKVMGYCVCVAKGGAETLKFNMALTLLPVCRNTITWLRSRTTLGRFVPFNDNLNFHKVIAVGIFVGAGLHIISHLACDFPRLVHATNDEYEPMKPFFGDVKPPNYWWFVKGTEGWSGLVMLVLMAITFTLATGWFRKREIRRPKPKKSESIVESKNPNSLPGLLGRLTRSMSASHNRLTMLINASFNRFTGYNAFLYTHHLFAIVYALLIVHGHFLYLTKKWQKKTTWMYLTVPIVVYACERLTRTLRSRVRLVEKIKVAVHPHPASLLSLHMSKPEGFRFKGGQYIFIKCPDVSKFEWHPFSITSAPEDDCVSVHIKALGDWTEDLRDAFLKVCPNTERKNEIRQVEYDRDDAKSNPRFPKILIDGPYGAPAEDYKRYEVVLLVGLGIGATPMISIIKDIINNTKRLGDIEFGNPGDASAPTSFKTRRAYFYWTTREQGSFEWFRGIMDEVAETDKDGIIELHTHCTSVHKEGDARSAPLTILQSLYYAKHGIDIISGSRVKTTFGRADWREAYERIAQENQGKRVGVFYCGMPALTNELRYLAKDLSRKTSTRFEFHKENF